The genomic DNA GAAATGGATTATAAAAAATCGTTTACTGTGCGAGATCTTCCAAAATCTGAAAGACCCCGTGAAAGGTTGCAGCAGTTTGGACCTGAGGCGCTTTCTCTACAGGAACTTCTGGCACTAGTAATCAGTCGTGGTGTATCTAAAAAGTCTGTAATGACTATTGCACAGGATTTGCTTGTAAAATTTGGCAGTATAAAGGCAATAAGCGAGGCATCATTAGAAGAACTCTCTCAAATAAAAGGCATCGGCTTTGCAAAGGCAGTGCAGATTAAGGCGTGTTTTGAACTTGGCAAAAGAAAGGATTCGGAACATGAACTAAAAGACTTCAATATAAAAGACCCTCAAAGTGTTGTCAAAGCCATCCAGTCCAGCATTAAGGATAAGGCAAAAGAACACTTTAAACTCATCCTTTTAAACACCCGCAATAAAATCATCGGCATCTCTACCATCTCTATTGGCTCTTTAAGTGCAAGCATAGTGCATCCCCGAGAGGTGTTTAAGGATGCAATAATGCACAGTGCCAATGCAGTTGTTTTGGTTCACAACCATCCATCAGGAGATACTGAACCTTCAGAAGATGATTTAAAGATTACAAAAAGACTGGCAGAGGCTGGTAAGATTTTAGGGATAGAGGTTTTAGACCATATAATTATTGGCAAGGATAATTACTTTAGTTTTAAAGAGAAAAGGCTGGTTTGAGTTCATATATATCTTTCAGATACCGGTACTCCTCATTAAAATCAAGACCGTATCCGAC from Deltaproteobacteria bacterium includes the following:
- the radC gene encoding DNA repair protein RadC, with protein sequence MDYKKSFTVRDLPKSERPRERLQQFGPEALSLQELLALVISRGVSKKSVMTIAQDLLVKFGSIKAISEASLEELSQIKGIGFAKAVQIKACFELGKRKDSEHELKDFNIKDPQSVVKAIQSSIKDKAKEHFKLILLNTRNKIIGISTISIGSLSASIVHPREVFKDAIMHSANAVVLVHNHPSGDTEPSEDDLKITKRLAEAGKILGIEVLDHIIIGKDNYFSFKEKRLV